One region of Mycobacterium riyadhense genomic DNA includes:
- a CDS encoding potassium transporter Trk, protein MADLVLVLIVLAFFGLCVLYIRGCERIIRHDEIGGTTVELTRDAAEQR, encoded by the coding sequence ATGGCCGACCTTGTGTTGGTGCTCATCGTGCTGGCGTTTTTCGGGCTATGCGTGCTCTACATCCGTGGCTGTGAACGGATCATTCGCCACGACGAAATCGGTGGAACGACGGTCGAACTGACGCGAGACGCAGCCGAACAACGATGA
- the kdpB gene encoding potassium-transporting ATPase subunit KdpB, giving the protein METIARPGTAEEDPAPQLRLAKRSLFDPGIMGAALFESLRKLDPRVQVRNPVMFVVLVGALITTLAFLRDLASSTVQENVFNGLVAAFLWFTVLFANFAEAMAEGRGKAQAGALRKVRSETMANRRTPSGGIESVPSSRLELDDVVEVSAGETIPSDGEIIEGIASVDESAITGESAPVIRESGGDRSAVTGGTVVLSDRIVVRITAKQGETFIDRMIALVEGASRQKTPNEIALNILLAGLTIIFMLAVVTLQPFAIYSGGGQKVIVLVALLVCLIPTTIGALLSAIGIAGMDRLVQHNVLATSGRAVEAAGDVNTLLLDKTGTITLGNRQATEFVPINGVSAEQVADAAQLSSLADETPEGRSIVVLAKNEFGLRARDEGVMRHATFVPFTAETRMSGVDLAEDLPHQGIRRIRKGAAAAVMKWVRDHGGHPTDEVGAIVDGISSGGGTPLVVAEWTDSCNARAIGVVHLKDIVKAGMRERFDEMRRMSIRTVMITGDNPATAKAIAEEAGVDDFLAEATPEDKLELIKREQQGGRLVAMTGDGTNDAPALAQADVGVAMNTGTQAAREAGNMVDLDSDPTKLIEVVEIGKQLLITRGALTTFSIANDVAKYFAIIPAMFAGLFPVLDKLNVMALHSPRSAILSAVIFNALVIVALIPLALRGVRFRAESASAMLRRNLLIYGLGGLVVPFIGIKLVDLVIVVLGVS; this is encoded by the coding sequence ATGGAGACCATCGCACGCCCTGGCACCGCGGAGGAGGACCCGGCACCCCAGCTCCGGCTGGCCAAACGCTCGCTTTTCGATCCGGGCATCATGGGTGCCGCGCTGTTTGAGAGCCTGCGCAAGCTAGATCCGCGGGTACAGGTGCGCAACCCCGTAATGTTCGTTGTCCTCGTCGGCGCCTTGATCACCACGCTGGCGTTCCTGCGGGACCTCGCGTCCTCGACCGTCCAGGAGAACGTCTTCAACGGACTCGTTGCCGCATTCCTCTGGTTCACCGTCCTGTTTGCCAACTTTGCCGAGGCCATGGCCGAAGGACGCGGCAAGGCCCAGGCGGGGGCGCTGCGCAAGGTCAGGTCCGAAACTATGGCGAACCGGCGTACGCCGTCGGGCGGGATCGAATCGGTTCCTTCGTCGCGGCTGGAGCTCGATGACGTGGTCGAGGTATCGGCTGGCGAAACGATCCCGTCGGACGGCGAGATCATCGAAGGCATTGCGTCGGTCGACGAATCGGCGATCACCGGTGAATCGGCCCCGGTGATCCGCGAGTCGGGCGGCGACCGTTCGGCGGTGACGGGCGGCACCGTGGTGCTGTCCGATCGGATCGTCGTCCGGATCACCGCCAAGCAGGGCGAAACATTCATCGACCGAATGATCGCCCTGGTCGAGGGCGCCTCGCGGCAGAAGACTCCGAACGAGATCGCCCTGAACATTCTGCTAGCCGGGCTGACGATCATCTTCATGCTCGCGGTGGTGACGCTGCAGCCGTTTGCCATCTACTCGGGCGGGGGACAGAAGGTGATCGTGCTGGTCGCGTTGCTGGTGTGCCTCATCCCGACCACGATCGGTGCGCTGCTGTCCGCGATCGGTATTGCCGGGATGGACCGGCTGGTGCAACACAACGTGTTGGCAACGTCGGGGCGGGCGGTGGAAGCCGCGGGCGACGTGAACACGCTGCTGCTGGACAAGACGGGCACCATCACCCTCGGTAATCGGCAGGCCACCGAGTTCGTGCCGATCAACGGTGTGAGCGCCGAGCAGGTCGCCGACGCCGCCCAGTTGTCGAGCCTGGCTGACGAAACGCCAGAGGGCCGCTCGATCGTCGTGCTTGCCAAGAACGAGTTCGGGCTGCGTGCTCGTGACGAGGGCGTGATGCGGCACGCGACGTTCGTCCCGTTCACGGCCGAAACCCGGATGTCCGGAGTCGATCTCGCCGAAGACCTACCTCATCAAGGCATCCGCAGAATCCGCAAAGGCGCCGCGGCGGCGGTGATGAAGTGGGTTCGCGATCACGGCGGCCATCCCACCGACGAGGTGGGGGCGATCGTTGACGGCATCAGCTCAGGCGGCGGGACGCCCTTGGTCGTTGCGGAATGGACCGATAGCTGCAATGCCCGGGCCATCGGCGTCGTCCACCTGAAGGACATCGTCAAGGCGGGCATGCGGGAACGCTTCGACGAAATGCGCCGCATGAGCATTCGCACCGTGATGATCACCGGCGACAACCCGGCGACCGCCAAGGCGATCGCCGAGGAGGCCGGTGTCGACGACTTCCTGGCCGAGGCCACGCCCGAGGACAAGCTTGAGCTCATCAAGCGCGAGCAGCAGGGCGGTCGGCTGGTCGCGATGACGGGTGACGGCACCAACGACGCCCCCGCGCTCGCGCAAGCCGACGTGGGGGTGGCGATGAACACCGGTACCCAGGCCGCCCGCGAAGCCGGCAACATGGTCGATCTGGATTCTGATCCGACGAAACTCATTGAGGTCGTGGAGATCGGCAAGCAGCTGCTCATCACGAGGGGCGCGCTGACCACGTTCTCCATCGCCAACGATGTCGCGAAATACTTCGCGATCATCCCGGCCATGTTCGCGGGCCTGTTTCCGGTGCTCGACAAGCTGAACGTCATGGCGCTGCACTCGCCGCGCTCGGCGATTTTGTCGGCGGTCATCTTCAACGCCCTCGTGATCGTCGCCTTGATCCCGCTGGCGTTGCGTGGCGTGCGATTTCGGGCGGAAAGCGCGTCGGCGATGCTCCGGCGCAACCTGCTGATCTACGGCCTGGGTGGTCTGGTCGTTCCGTTCATCGGCATCAAACTGGTCGATCTGGTCATCGTCGTCTTGGGAGTGTCCTGA
- the kdpF gene encoding K(+)-transporting ATPase subunit F, which produces MNTVDNIVGVVIAVALAAFLFAALLFPERF; this is translated from the coding sequence ATGAATACGGTCGACAACATCGTCGGAGTCGTGATCGCGGTGGCGTTGGCGGCATTCCTATTCGCGGCGTTGCTATTCCCGGAAAGGTTCTGA
- the kdpA gene encoding potassium-transporting ATPase subunit KdpA, protein MSGPNWLQFAVLVAVLLLTAPPLGCYMAKIYGDDAKTPGDRVFGPIERGIYKLCRVDPASEQRWTTYAFSVLAFSVMSFLLLYGIERLQGVLPFNPTDKPAVTDHVAFNTAVSFITNTNWQSYSGEVTMSHLTQMTGLAVQNFVSASVGICVMAALIRGLARRQASTLGNFWVDLTRTVLRIMLPLSFVVAVLLVSQGVIQNLHGFTVANTIEGAAQLIPGGPAASQVAIKQLGTNGGGFFNVNSSHPFENYTPLSNFIETWSIAIIPFALCFTFGRMVRDRRQGWAVLAIMGIIWIGMSFAAMTFEGNGNPRLDALGVTQATTIDQSGGNLEGKEVRFGTGASGLWAATTTGTSNGAVNSMHDSYTPLGGMIPMTHMMLGEVSPGGTGVGLNGLLMMAMLSVFIAGLMVGRTPEYLGKKIQATEMKLVTLYILAMPIAVLSFAAATVLVPSALRSLNNPGPHGLSEILYAFTSGSNNNGSAFAGLTASTWWYDTTIGLAMLIGRFFLIIPVLAIAGSMARKGTTPVTAATFPTHKPLFVGLVIGIILIVGGLTFFPALALGPIVEQLAV, encoded by the coding sequence ATGTCCGGACCTAACTGGTTGCAGTTCGCGGTGCTGGTCGCGGTGCTTCTGCTCACCGCGCCGCCGTTGGGCTGCTACATGGCCAAGATCTACGGCGACGACGCCAAGACGCCAGGCGATCGCGTGTTCGGACCGATCGAGCGCGGAATCTACAAGCTGTGCCGAGTCGATCCTGCCAGCGAGCAACGGTGGACCACCTATGCCTTCTCCGTGCTTGCGTTCAGTGTTATGTCCTTCCTGCTGCTGTACGGGATCGAGCGGCTGCAGGGTGTGCTGCCGTTCAATCCGACGGACAAACCGGCAGTAACCGATCACGTCGCCTTCAACACCGCGGTCAGCTTCATCACCAACACCAACTGGCAGTCGTACAGCGGTGAAGTCACGATGAGCCACCTCACCCAGATGACCGGGCTGGCGGTGCAGAATTTCGTCTCGGCGTCCGTCGGCATCTGCGTGATGGCAGCATTGATCAGAGGCCTGGCGCGCCGGCAGGCCAGCACCCTCGGTAACTTCTGGGTGGACCTGACCCGCACCGTCCTGCGCATCATGCTTCCGCTGTCGTTCGTGGTCGCGGTCCTCTTGGTCAGCCAGGGCGTGATCCAGAACCTGCACGGGTTCACCGTCGCCAACACGATCGAAGGTGCCGCCCAGCTCATCCCGGGCGGCCCGGCGGCAAGCCAGGTCGCGATCAAGCAGCTAGGCACCAACGGCGGCGGGTTCTTCAACGTGAACTCGTCTCACCCGTTCGAGAATTACACGCCGCTGAGCAACTTCATCGAGACGTGGTCCATCGCGATCATCCCGTTCGCGTTGTGCTTCACCTTCGGGCGGATGGTGCGCGACCGTCGTCAGGGCTGGGCGGTGCTGGCCATCATGGGCATCATCTGGATCGGAATGTCGTTCGCTGCAATGACATTCGAGGGAAATGGGAACCCGCGGCTGGACGCGCTCGGGGTCACGCAGGCGACGACGATCGATCAGTCGGGCGGCAACTTGGAAGGCAAGGAGGTCCGCTTCGGCACCGGCGCGTCCGGCTTGTGGGCGGCCACGACAACCGGCACCTCCAATGGCGCGGTCAACTCGATGCACGACAGCTACACGCCACTGGGTGGCATGATCCCGATGACGCACATGATGCTCGGCGAAGTCAGCCCGGGCGGCACCGGCGTCGGGTTGAACGGCCTGCTGATGATGGCGATGCTGTCGGTGTTCATCGCAGGCCTGATGGTGGGCCGAACACCGGAGTATCTCGGCAAGAAGATCCAAGCTACCGAGATGAAGCTGGTCACGCTCTACATCCTGGCGATGCCGATCGCCGTGCTGAGCTTCGCGGCCGCCACGGTGCTGGTCCCGTCCGCGCTGCGTTCGCTGAATAATCCTGGTCCGCACGGTCTTTCGGAGATCCTGTACGCCTTCACGTCGGGATCGAACAACAACGGGTCGGCCTTCGCCGGTCTCACCGCGTCCACTTGGTGGTACGACACCACGATCGGATTGGCGATGTTGATCGGTAGGTTCTTCCTGATCATTCCGGTGTTGGCGATCGCTGGCTCCATGGCACGCAAGGGCACGACGCCCGTCACCGCCGCCACGTTCCCGACGCACAAGCCGCTCTTTGTTGGCTTAGTCATCGGAATCATCCTGATCGTCGGCGGCCTGACGTTCTTCCCGGCTCTGGCGCTGGGGCCGATCGTCGAGCAGCTTGCCGTCTAG